Proteins encoded within one genomic window of Candidatus Acidiferrales bacterium:
- a CDS encoding HAD family hydrolase, whose product MPEADSRRAAIFFDRDGTLADEIGYVNHISRFHVLPWAAEAVRRVNQAGLIAVVVTNQSGVARRMFPETLVKEIHRLLDQKIKEGGGTLAAIYYCPHSPNQECDCRKPKPGMLLRAEQELGIDLTRSYLISDRYMDVEMAHLVGARAALVMTGYGLGDWEHYRGTWPRQPEVVAANSLEAVEEILKLLKRR is encoded by the coding sequence ATGCCTGAAGCCGATTCGCGCCGAGCTGCCATTTTTTTTGACCGCGACGGCACTCTTGCCGATGAGATCGGCTACGTGAACCACATCAGCCGCTTTCACGTGCTGCCCTGGGCGGCGGAGGCGGTGCGGCGCGTGAACCAGGCCGGCCTGATCGCGGTGGTGGTCACGAATCAATCGGGGGTCGCCCGGCGAATGTTTCCCGAAACTCTGGTGAAGGAGATTCATCGCCTTCTCGACCAGAAAATCAAGGAAGGCGGGGGAACTCTGGCGGCGATCTACTACTGCCCGCACAGCCCCAACCAGGAGTGTGATTGCCGCAAACCGAAGCCGGGGATGCTGCTCCGGGCCGAGCAAGAGTTGGGCATTGACCTGACGCGGTCGTACCTGATCAGCGATCGCTACATGGACGTGGAGATGGCGCATTTGGTGGGTGCGCGGGCCGCGCTGGTGATGACCGGGTACGGGCTGGGCGACTGGGAACACTACCGGGGAACTTGGCCGCGCCAGCCGGAAGTGGTCGCCGCCAATTCGCTCGAGGCCGTGGAAGAAATCCTGAAGCTGCTCAAGAGGCGATGA
- a CDS encoding adenylyltransferase/cytidyltransferase family protein codes for MSTQSKILTLEQLLGRVREARARPDEMGARGRGIVLANGCFDILHVGHVRYLTGARAEGDLLVAGVNSDASVRRLKGPGRPVLGERARAELVAACAAVDYVVVFEENTVENLLLALRPDVHAKGTDYTAETVPERDVVRGYGGRVAIVGDPKTHSTSELFAAIRLGLTGFSPSCMPP; via the coding sequence TTGAGCACCCAATCCAAAATTCTGACGCTCGAACAACTCCTTGGGCGGGTGCGGGAAGCGCGCGCCCGCCCCGATGAAATGGGGGCCCGCGGCCGAGGCATCGTGCTCGCCAACGGCTGCTTTGATATCTTGCACGTCGGCCACGTGCGCTATCTTACCGGCGCGCGGGCGGAGGGAGATCTCCTCGTCGCCGGCGTTAACAGCGATGCCAGCGTGAGGCGGTTGAAGGGCCCCGGCCGGCCGGTCCTGGGGGAACGCGCTCGCGCCGAGCTGGTGGCCGCATGCGCCGCCGTGGATTACGTCGTCGTGTTCGAGGAGAACACCGTGGAAAATTTGCTTCTTGCCTTGCGGCCCGATGTGCATGCCAAGGGCACGGACTACACCGCCGAGACGGTGCCGGAGCGCGACGTGGTGCGCGGCTACGGCGGCCGCGTCGCCATTGTCGGCGATCCCAAGACGCACTCGACGAGCGAACTCTTTGCCGCCATCCGCTTGGGACTGACAGGCTTTAGCCCGTCATGCATGCCGCCCTAA
- a CDS encoding PfkB family carbohydrate kinase, producing MSQSRQARPEQGRTPRKSGFGGQAETDRLGRILDRFAGLKILVIADLVADEYVYGEIARVSREAPVVILRHRHERIVPGGGANAVNNLADLGAKPLPVGVLGDDRPGQALLEYFDQKKIDLGGVVRARGRRTTTKTRYLAGWTHTAAQQVLRMDREAGEPLAPAVLRKLKAAAQRFQRGAKAVLISDYGYGAASPELVRAISATVEKSVPITLDARHNLLRYPQVTAATPNEPEIEELFARPIGTDARKLEECGKEILRRMGLQALLVTRGKDGMVLFEPDRKPQYIPIFGTDEIADVTGAGDTVIAVFTLALAAGAGFLDAARLANYAGGIVVMKRGTATVTREELRAAIERR from the coding sequence ATGAGCCAATCCCGACAAGCCCGCCCAGAACAAGGCCGAACTCCGCGGAAGAGCGGTTTTGGCGGGCAAGCCGAGACCGACCGGCTCGGCAGGATTCTCGACCGCTTTGCCGGGCTCAAGATTCTGGTGATTGCCGACCTGGTGGCCGACGAGTACGTTTACGGAGAAATCGCGCGCGTTTCGCGGGAAGCGCCGGTGGTCATCCTCCGGCATCGCCACGAGCGCATCGTCCCCGGAGGCGGCGCCAACGCCGTGAACAACCTGGCTGACCTTGGCGCCAAGCCCTTGCCCGTGGGTGTGCTCGGCGATGATCGGCCGGGTCAGGCTCTGCTCGAGTATTTCGACCAAAAGAAAATTGATCTGGGGGGCGTCGTTCGCGCGCGCGGCCGCCGCACCACCACCAAGACGCGTTACCTGGCCGGCTGGACGCATACGGCGGCCCAACAGGTTTTGCGGATGGATCGCGAAGCGGGAGAGCCGCTTGCGCCGGCGGTCCTGCGGAAGCTCAAAGCAGCCGCGCAGCGATTCCAAAGAGGCGCGAAGGCGGTGTTGATCTCCGATTATGGTTATGGCGCCGCCAGCCCGGAGCTCGTGCGGGCGATCTCCGCGACCGTCGAAAAGTCCGTCCCCATTACGCTCGATGCCCGTCACAATCTCCTTCGCTATCCGCAAGTAACCGCCGCCACGCCCAATGAGCCGGAGATCGAAGAGCTCTTCGCCCGGCCCATCGGCACGGACGCCAGGAAGCTCGAAGAGTGCGGCAAGGAGATCCTGCGGCGCATGGGGCTGCAGGCGCTGCTGGTCACCCGCGGCAAAGACGGCATGGTGCTCTTCGAACCGGACCGGAAGCCGCAATACATTCCCATCTTCGGCACCGACGAGATCGCCGATGTAACCGGCGCGGGGGATACCGTGATTGCCGTCTTCACGCTGGCGCTGGCGGCCGGCGCCGGTTTCCTGGACGCCGCCCGGCTGGCCAACTATGCCGGGGGAATCGTAGTGATGAAGCGCGGCACGGCCACTGTCACCCGGGAGGAACTTCGCGCCGCCATCGAACGCCGTTGA